Below is a window of Hydrogenimonas sp. SS33 DNA.
GGTGCAGCGTCACGGGAATCTCGGCATCGGTTTGCAGGTCGACCCGCTCCCCCCATACGCCGCCGATGGTAAAGTAGGGAATCTCCAGCGGCAGACGCTGCGCGCCCGTCGCCAGAACGAGGCGCTCTGCCTTTGCGCCGCCGACCTGCCATGCCCCCTCTTTGAAAAGGGGCCTGGCATCGACACCCCACCGGGTATCGAAGGCTTTCGCCAGCGTCTTGGCCACCCCCATCGGGTCAACGAAAGCGGCATCGGGAAAGAAAAAGCCGCCCCACGCCTTCGCCTGGGGCGATATATGGGGAAAATCATCGGGCAGAACGCCTCGGTAGGTGACGTCGATGAAGGTTTCGAAGTCAGCGAAACGGGCGGCATCCTCTTCGTTTTTGGGAAGGCGGACGAGCCCTTTTTGGAAGAAGTGTTCAGGCGTCTCTTTCGCATAGAAGTCGAGGGCGAAACGGTAGGCGTCATCCGTGACACGCTGCAGCGGTCCGCCCCTGCCCAGCCTCGGGGAGAGAAAGGCCCCCGCCGCCCCGCTGGCGCCGGCGAGCAGCCCTTTTTTGTCGACCAGCAGCACCTTCTGCCCAAATGCCGTCAGCCACCACGCCGTCGAAAGGCCGGCGATACCGGCACCTACGACGATGGTGTCGTAGCAAGCATTATGCATGGCTTAGGCGGCAGCGTGCTCACTGCGAAAAAGCATGCCATCGATACTCAGGTGGTAATCGAGCTCCTCCCATTCAATACCGCTCTCTTGACATATAAAACGGTAGTTTTTCAATTGGGAGATCGTCGCTTTTTGCAAGGTTGGATACCAGGAAATCGGAGTGGAAATCATCCGGCCATCTTCAAGAACAACATGTAGGTAGTGATCGTCGAAATGGACCTCTTTACCTTTGATCAAACCAGGCATCCCAATCCTTTAAAAATTTTTCCCGATGTTCTTCTACCACTTTGAGGGCGATTCGCACATTTTTCGATTTCATGTAATTTTGAGAAACTTTCAATCTCTCAAGATCGATTTTGACGAATTCGTCATCACTTGGATATGTTTGGGCTCATGCTCATTGGCATAAAAAAAGAATTTGAATCAGTCAAACATCAACAAGGTAGGCATATTATAACCTAACAAAATGGCCTACACCGAAATCTCTTTGATATCCGCCACCGCTTTGAAGGCTTTGTAAATGGCGCCGACCAGGTTGCGGCGGTTGCGGCGCAGCTTCTCGTCTTCTGCGTTGACCATGACATGGTCGAAGAAGCGGTCGAGTTCCGGTTTGAGGCCGAAAAGCGCGTCAAGCTGCGTTTCGTAGTCCGGGTACTCACGCGCCGTCACTCTCTCAAACGCCTCGTAGAGGGCTTTCTCTTCCGGCTTTTCGAAGAGGGAGGGGTCGATGGCGAGGTCGGCTTCCAGGTCCATATCTTTGCTGATGTTGGCGACCCGCTTGAAGGTGGTGAAGATCTCCTTGAATTCGTCGCTCTCCGCGATCGCTTTCAGGGCAGCCACTTTCTTCACGATTTCGGCGATGTCCCGCTCCCCGCTGGCCAGAACCGCCGCGATGATGGAGGGGTTGGCATCAAGCTGCTTGTAGAGGCGCTCTTCGAAGAAGCTCTCCAGGGCTTTCGTATCGAAAGGCGCGTACTCCCCTTTGAAGCGTTCGATCATTTCGGCGATGTCGAAAGAAATGTCGAAATGCTCGACGATGCGGATGATCCCCGCCGCCGCGCGCCTGAGGGCGAAGGGGTCGCGGGAGCCGGTGGGAATCTTGCCCACGGAGAAGAGCCCCATCAGGTTGTCGAACTTGTAGGCCAGGGCGGTGAGGGCGGCGAAAAGGTTTTCGGGCAGGTCGCTCTCTTCGCCGGCGGGCAGGTACTGGTCGCGGATGGCGACGGCCACCAGGTCATCCTCTCCCAGGGCTTTGGCGTAGTAGTACCCCATAATCCCCTGAAGCTCCGTAAATTCGTAGACCATCTCCGTCAGAAGGTCCGCTTTCGCGAGCATCGCGGCCCGTTCCGCCAGGGCCTTGAGCTCGCCTCGCCCCTTGCCGGTCTCCTTTTCGAGCCGGTCGGCATAGCAGTCGGCCAACCCCGTGGCGATGACACTCTCGCGGACCGATTTGTCGTACATCGACCCCAGCCCGTCCATAAAGACGATCTTCCTGAGCCCTTCGGGGTCGAGGCCGTTTTTGAGGTCATTTTCATAGAAGAACATGGCATCGGCCAGGCGGGGTTTCAGGACCCGTTCGTTCCCGGCGACCACCTGGGAGAAGTCGTCGGTTTTGGCGTTGGAGACGACAATGAAAGCGTTGTGCAGCACACCTTTTTTGAAGACCGGGAAGTAGCGCTGGTGCTCCTTCATGCTGGTCATGATCACCTCCGGCGGCAGTTTCAGAAAGCCTTCGTCGAAGCGTCCCATCAGCGGCGTCGGGTACTCGGTGATCGCCACCACTTCATCCATCAGCTCGTCGTCACGGCCTATCTCGACTTCTTCCTTCGCTTCGATCGCTTCGAACCCTTCCAGGATCGTCTCGCGCCGATGGTCGGCAAAGAGGTCCACGCCCCCCTCTTGGAGGGTTTCGAAATAGGCTTTGGGCGACGCCACTTTCACCGGTTCGAAGGAGACCTGACGGTGGATGCGGGTCGTGTCACCGCTCTGGACGCCGAAGAGCTCCATGGGCACCACCCGGTGGTCCAGCATCGCCAACACCCAGCGCACGGGGCGGATGAACTCGTCGTGCCGGTCCCCCCAGCGCATCATCTTGCCAAAACGCATGGAGCCGATCCAGGTGTGCACCATCTCTTCCAGCAACGTTTCGCTGGCGACGCCGGGGATGCTCTTTTTGTAGTAGAGCACCTCTCTGCCCCCTTTTTCTCCCCGTCCAAGCTCGCTCAAAGCGACGCCGCACTTCTGGGCGAAACTCTCCGCCGCGCGGGTCGGCTGACCATCCCTGAACGCCACCTGCAGCGGCGGCCCGAAGAGCTCCTCCTCGGCATCGGGCTGCCGGGTCGGAAACTCGGGATGCCACAGCACCAGCCGCCTGGGGGTGTAGGAGAATTCGAACTCACACAACAGCCGGTTGGCTTCGAGAATCTTCGCCCATGACTTCTCTATCTCGTCGAGAATCTTGAGCAGCGGTACGGCGGGAAGCTCCTCCACGCCGATTTCGATGAGAAGGGGTTTTAACATCATCCTGCCTTCATATGGAATTGGTGCGATTCTACTCTAAACGCGCTTATAAAGAGGTGAGATGGAAAGCGGGAACGCATACGTACGGCATCAGTGAAAATGCTTCTGTTTAGAATATCTTTCATAAAAAATTTATAACGGTTTTTTTATCATACTTCAAAATGAGAACCATCGATTACAGAGAGATTGTAGAGAATTGCCGGGACATACTCTGGCAGACGGACAAAAAAGGGGTGGTCACCTACGTCAACAGTGCCGTACAGAGAGTACTGGGTTACAAACCGTCCGAAATGGCGGGGAAGAGCATCACCTCTTTTCTTCCTGCGACGGAAAAACGGCTTTTTCGCAAACTCTATCATCTTATGAAAAAAAGGGAAGAGGAGAGTTTCGAAGGCCTGGTCCACTCTCTCATTCACAAAGAGGGCCATACCCTTCTTTTCGAGGCCGGCGGTTACGCTTTCCGGGATGAGACCGGCAACCTCATCGGCTACCGGGGTATCTGCAGAAAAATTTCCGGCACAAAACCGGAAATCGAAAAATCCGAACGTGAGCTTTTCGGTGACCGCATCATTCTGGAATCGGTTATCAACACCCTTCCCATCCGCATTTTCTGGAAAGACAGAAATTTCCGGTATCTTGGGGCGAACCGCCTCTTTCTGCAGGATCTCGGGTTTGGAACACTCCAGGAGATTGCGGGTAAAGACGATTATACGCTTATGAAAGCGGAAACCGCCGAAATATGCCGGCGCGGAGACCTGCAGATTCTTCATACCGGAAGGGACATGCACGGCCTGGAAGAGAGTTTCTACTCCCATTCGGGAGAAAAAATGTGGATCTCACTCTACAAAACCCCTCTGCAGGACAGATATGGAAATATTTTCGGGATTCTCGGAGCCTACATCGACATAACAAAAATCAAACAACAGGAGCTTGCCCTCAAAGAGAATACCTACCGGTTGAAAGAGGCCCAACGGATCGCGAAAATCGGATATTGGGACTATAATCATCGCAAAAGGAAGATACTCCTCTCCGAAGAGACATGGCAGCTTATCGGCCAAACCCCTTCGGATCCTGAGGTCGACATCGGAATACTTTTTCAAATGTTCCCGGAAGAAGAGTGGAAAAGAGTCAGAAAATCGTTTCTGAAAACGGTTACCGAACGGGCACAGCAGTTCGAGATATTCGTTAAAGGAAACAGGAGAAAAGGGGAGGAAACGGTTTTCCGCCTCTATGCCCATATTGTCTACGATTATCGCCGCAAACCGATCGGTGCGAAAGGAGTCATCCAGGATGTGAGCGAGTCCTACAGGCTGCATCGGGAGAATGAGGTGAAACAGAGACTGCTGATGCATCAGACACGACTGGCGCAGATGGGCCAGTTGTTGAACAATATCGCCCACCAATGGAAACAGCCTCTGGCCGAGATCAATGCACTTCTGCTCAATATGGATACCGACTTCCGCTATGGAGAACTGGACAGGCAACGGTTTGCGCACTATTATGAGCAGCTCGAAAAAACCACGGCGTTCATGGGGGAAACCATCGAAACCTTCCAGGCCTACACAATTCCCCATAGGGAGACCGGACCGATCGCCCCTTCCAAAGCGCTGGAAAAGGCGCTTTCCCTTTTGCAATCACGCATCGAAAAGACGGGTGTTTCGGTCAATATCAGAAAACGTACGCAGATTAGAACCATCGGCACATACCAGGAGACGGTCCAGGTTTTTCTTGTCCTTCTAAACAATGCACTCGATGCGTTTGAAACCCGTTCGACCCGCAATCCGAAAATCGACATCGATATAAGAGAGCGGCGAGAGGGAACGGAAAATCGGTGTCTCATCACCCTGTGTGACAATGCCGGAGGCATCAGCCCAGATATCGCCGAAGAGATTTTCGATCCCTATTTCACGACGAAATTCAGGGACAAAGGCCACGGAATAGGCCTCTACATCGCCAAGATGATCGTAGAGAACCTGATGCAGGGTTCCCTCTCTCTTGCGGACGAAAGAAAGAGCCTGTTCAGAATCGAACTGAAGGGGGTATCATGATTCAGGAAAACGGCTATACGGTCCTCTATGCGGAGGATGAAGAGATTATCAGAAACGCCTATATCAGGGTCCTGTCACGCTATTTCAAAACCGTGATAGGCGCAAAGGACGGCGAGGAAGCCCTGAAACTCTACGAGAGGCACAAACCGGATATTGTCATTGCCGATATTGTTTTGCCCGGTCTCAGCGGCCTTTCCCTGATCGAAAGGATCCGCCAATCGGACGATACGACCCGAACGATTCTGATGACCGCCTACAGTGACACGGAGAAACTGCTCAAAGCGACCGAACTCAACATCACAAAATATCTGATCAAGCCGGTCAAAAAAGAGACGCTGAAAGAGGCGATCGAACGGGCCGTTCAACAACTGGAAAAGCTTAAAAAACCGCTTCTGCCGTTGGCGGGAAAATTTTCATACAACAAAAAGGAGAACCTGCTCCTCTACAACGGGGAACCTCTCACCCTGAGCCAAAATGAAGAGTGCTTCATCTCCATTCTCACTTCAAAACCCGGTGATTTTTTTCCGGTTGCCAAAATAGCGGAGCTCTTCTACCTCAATTACGACAAAGACCTCAGCGGCAATGCGGTCAAATCACTCATCAAACGTCTCAGGAAAAAACTCCCCGAAAAACTCATCGAAAACCGTTTCGGTGCCGGTTATCGCATACTTCCCGGGTAACCTCCCTCCTTATTCCGACACTTTTTTGACACTTCTTTTTTTTATAATTTAAAAAATTTTCAATTTTTTGAGAGTTTGCAATTTTCCATGAAAAGAGTCGAATTGACAAAAGAGCACTACGAAAAACTGAAAAAAAGGCTTCGGAACTTCCACAAAAACAATCCGATGATGGACAGATACCATCTGCAGTTCGATGACGATGTCATATTACATGAAATAGAAAAATTTACGAATCTCTTCGAAACGGATTCCCTCTCTATCAACAAAGCGGCCGATCTGCTCAGCCGCATGTACCTGGACCACAACATTCCTTTCGCGATTCTTTCGGATGATCTCGACATCATCAAAGACACCCTCATCTCGACGGTGGAGACGGAAAGAATCGAAGAGTTCAACGAATTTTTCAAAGCATTGAAAAACAGTGTCGCCTACCGCTTTCTGAAAGTCGCCGCCAAAGAGTACAAACCGATCGTCTCAGTGTAATGACCCCTCCATTTCTGCACACCTAAGCTGCTAAACGAAACACTTCAGCTGGTGTTTTGTATCGCAGTGCCGAGTGCTTTCGTTCCCTGTTATAGAAATCGATCCATTCTCCAATAATCCGATGAGCCTCCTTGAGTGATGTGAAGTTGTAGTGCCAAATACACTCTTCCTTGATGGTGCGGAAGAAGCGCTCGATCATGCCGTTCTGTTCCGGGGTGTAGGGCGTAATGAATTCCTGGGTGAAATTGTAATCCTTGATCGTCTTGGCGAATGATTTACTGCTAAAGACCAGACCGTTATCGCTTCGAAGGATTATGGGCTTTTCCAGTCGTTTGAGTCTGCCGAAACGGTAGATCAGCCCCTCTTGCAAAGCCGCCTCCACCGTCTTGGCTTTGCCGCTAGAAGAGAGCCTCCAACCCACGATTTCTCTGGTGCAGGTATCGATGACGGCGGCCAGGGTGCTCCAGCCATCCTTGCCACTGTAGACACGGGTCATATCG
It encodes the following:
- a CDS encoding DUF2442 domain-containing protein, whose product is MPGLIKGKEVHFDDHYLHVVLEDGRMISTPISWYPTLQKATISQLKNYRFICQESGIEWEELDYHLSIDGMLFRSEHAAA
- the glyS gene encoding glycine--tRNA ligase subunit beta; protein product: MLKPLLIEIGVEELPAVPLLKILDEIEKSWAKILEANRLLCEFEFSYTPRRLVLWHPEFPTRQPDAEEELFGPPLQVAFRDGQPTRAAESFAQKCGVALSELGRGEKGGREVLYYKKSIPGVASETLLEEMVHTWIGSMRFGKMMRWGDRHDEFIRPVRWVLAMLDHRVVPMELFGVQSGDTTRIHRQVSFEPVKVASPKAYFETLQEGGVDLFADHRRETILEGFEAIEAKEEVEIGRDDELMDEVVAITEYPTPLMGRFDEGFLKLPPEVIMTSMKEHQRYFPVFKKGVLHNAFIVVSNAKTDDFSQVVAGNERVLKPRLADAMFFYENDLKNGLDPEGLRKIVFMDGLGSMYDKSVRESVIATGLADCYADRLEKETGKGRGELKALAERAAMLAKADLLTEMVYEFTELQGIMGYYYAKALGEDDLVAVAIRDQYLPAGEESDLPENLFAALTALAYKFDNLMGLFSVGKIPTGSRDPFALRRAAAGIIRIVEHFDISFDIAEMIERFKGEYAPFDTKALESFFEERLYKQLDANPSIIAAVLASGERDIAEIVKKVAALKAIAESDEFKEIFTTFKRVANISKDMDLEADLAIDPSLFEKPEEKALYEAFERVTAREYPDYETQLDALFGLKPELDRFFDHVMVNAEDEKLRRNRRNLVGAIYKAFKAVADIKEISV
- a CDS encoding IS3 family transposase gives rise to the protein MQVQSEMRNEGHSISITKLCRLFGIARRSFYYKPTRRTPKLDEERVQKVKEKMETFPTYGYRRLALLLGMNKKAVQRILQIKGWQVRKRSKGHRPRAKAMPSRSQRPDQRWAIDMTRVYSGKDGWSTLAAVIDTCTREIVGWRLSSSGKAKTVEAALQEGLIYRFGRLKRLEKPIILRSDNGLVFSSKSFAKTIKDYNFTQEFITPYTPEQNGMIERFFRTIKEECIWHYNFTSLKEAHRIIGEWIDFYNRERKHSALRYKTPAEVFRLAA
- a CDS encoding FAD-dependent oxidoreductase, translated to MHNACYDTIVVGAGIAGLSTAWWLTAFGQKVLLVDKKGLLAGASGAAGAFLSPRLGRGGPLQRVTDDAYRFALDFYAKETPEHFFQKGLVRLPKNEEDAARFADFETFIDVTYRGVLPDDFPHISPQAKAWGGFFFPDAAFVDPMGVAKTLAKAFDTRWGVDARPLFKEGAWQVGGAKAERLVLATGAQRLPLEIPYFTIGGVWGERVDLQTDAEIPVTLHQKLSVSANVKGIVRVGATHVRDDTRSEIERVNALVTDAMALVPSLKESRLVRIYAGHRASVSDHFPLVGPVADFTAAKARLKTPPKSLKPGDAAIPRIPGLFIVNGFGGRGFVFGPLMGKIAAEAVLGQGVPDASIHADRYLLRRLRKG
- a CDS encoding response regulator, which gives rise to MIQENGYTVLYAEDEEIIRNAYIRVLSRYFKTVIGAKDGEEALKLYERHKPDIVIADIVLPGLSGLSLIERIRQSDDTTRTILMTAYSDTEKLLKATELNITKYLIKPVKKETLKEAIERAVQQLEKLKKPLLPLAGKFSYNKKENLLLYNGEPLTLSQNEECFISILTSKPGDFFPVAKIAELFYLNYDKDLSGNAVKSLIKRLRKKLPEKLIENRFGAGYRILPG
- a CDS encoding PAS domain S-box protein gives rise to the protein MRTIDYREIVENCRDILWQTDKKGVVTYVNSAVQRVLGYKPSEMAGKSITSFLPATEKRLFRKLYHLMKKREEESFEGLVHSLIHKEGHTLLFEAGGYAFRDETGNLIGYRGICRKISGTKPEIEKSERELFGDRIILESVINTLPIRIFWKDRNFRYLGANRLFLQDLGFGTLQEIAGKDDYTLMKAETAEICRRGDLQILHTGRDMHGLEESFYSHSGEKMWISLYKTPLQDRYGNIFGILGAYIDITKIKQQELALKENTYRLKEAQRIAKIGYWDYNHRKRKILLSEETWQLIGQTPSDPEVDIGILFQMFPEEEWKRVRKSFLKTVTERAQQFEIFVKGNRRKGEETVFRLYAHIVYDYRRKPIGAKGVIQDVSESYRLHRENEVKQRLLMHQTRLAQMGQLLNNIAHQWKQPLAEINALLLNMDTDFRYGELDRQRFAHYYEQLEKTTAFMGETIETFQAYTIPHRETGPIAPSKALEKALSLLQSRIEKTGVSVNIRKRTQIRTIGTYQETVQVFLVLLNNALDAFETRSTRNPKIDIDIRERREGTENRCLITLCDNAGGISPDIAEEIFDPYFTTKFRDKGHGIGLYIAKMIVENLMQGSLSLADERKSLFRIELKGVS